One Mercurialis annua linkage group LG3, ddMerAnnu1.2, whole genome shotgun sequence DNA window includes the following coding sequences:
- the LOC126673846 gene encoding protein MICRORCHIDIA 7-like: MEVPVKRELVEYSGAQDANHQNASVSGGPALYIELSSSSSSSSDSSSDSDSEADDGVRVSSNGDGVPKKKRKLDNLGAVFPVGFLAPLNQVPPVISTVPPPETAVVTASQSNGNGNVSLVGQNCKQFWKAGDYEGAPCGDWDSYTGQMDHVRVHPKFLHSNATSHKWALGAFAELLDNALDEVCSGATYANIDVLKNGKDGSRMVLIEDNGGGMDPDKMRQCVSLGYSAKSKVANTIGQYGNGFKTSTMRIGADVIVFSCCSGKNGRSPTQSIGLLSYTFLRSTGKEDIVVPMLDFERKGREWNKMARFAAADWNRNVETIIQWSPFSSEADLLRQFNSMSDHGTRIIIYNLWEDDEGLSELEFDTDPHDIQLRGVNRDEKNIQMAAQFPNSRHFLTYRHSMRSYASILYLRLPPCFRIILRGKDVDHHNIVNDMMLSQEITYKPQNADGIGKDLNYMAAVVTIGFVKDAKHHIDVQGFNVYHKNRLIKPFWRLWNASGSDGRGVIGVLEANFVEPAHDKQGFERTTVLARLEARLIQMQKTYWSTYCHKIGYAPRRNKKLIDEDADGDSSPENSQVSSQPKRPTSLKGKGSSSYSDKLSSHANVKGGKGSGAFGRNVGYKNGHLPSKGGDTAKTPTNSRKKTPPEAPSPTSVEDVSDDDVQISIPTRQDGLRATRLSTSLEDSFKKAVTKSQSKIADDFYQHTIVQLKQENRELKERLEKKEAEPRGEMMHGSVCDKCKSHQRHLEEAYQKIEELNKEQESLIDIFSEERDRRDKEEENLRKKFKDASNTIQQLLDKVRLLEKMKSTNQRT; the protein is encoded by the exons ATGGAAGTTCCCGTAAAGCGAGAGTTAGTTGAATATTCAGGTGCGCAAGATGCTAATCATCAAAACGCCAGCGTTTCGGGAGGACCTGCACTGTATATCGAACTTAGTAGCAGCAGTAGTAGTAGCAGTGATAGCAGTAGTGATTCGGATTCTGAAGCGGATGACGGAGTTAGGGTTTCGTCTAACGGCGACGGAGTTcccaagaaaaaaagaaaactcGACAATTTAGGAGCTGTGTTCCCTGTGGGGTTTCTAGCGCCACTGAATCAGGTTCCTCCGGTTATATCGACGGTACCGCCTCCAGAAACGGCGGTTGTGACGGCTTCGCAGTCGAATGGGAACGGTAATGTGAGTTTGGTTGGGCAAAATTGTAAGCAGTTTTGGAAGGCTGGAGATTATGAAGGTGCTCCGTGCGGTGATTGGGATTCATATACTg GTCAAATGGATCATGTCAGGGTTCATCCTAAGTTTCTACATTCCAATGCAACCAGTCATAAATGGGCTCTTGGAG CATTTGCAGAACTTCTGGACAATGCATTGGATGAG GTTTGCAGCGGAGCAACTTATGCTAATATTGATGTGCTTAAAAACGGGAAAGATGGTAGCCGGATGGTTTTGATTGAAG ATAATGGTGGTGGTATGGATCCGGATAAAATGCGACAATGTGTGTCCCTTGGGTACTCTGCAAAAAGCAAAGTGGCTAACACCATCGGGCAGT ATGGCAATGGATTTAAGACTAGCACCATGAGGATCGGAGCTGATGTTATTGTATTCTCATGCTGTTCTGGGAAAAATGGAAGAAG TCCTACTCAGAGCATCGGATTGCTGTCATATACTTTTCTGAGGAGTACGGGAAAAGAAGATATAGTGGTACCCATG CTGGACTTTGAAAGAAAAGGGAGAGAGTGGAACAAAATGGCACGATTCGCCGCTGCTGATTGGAATAGAAATGTAGAAACAATAATTCAGTGGTCACCATTTTCCAGCGAGGCAGACCTCCTTCGTCAG TTTAATTCTATGTCGGATCATGGGACACGGATAATAATATACAATCTTTGGGAGGATGATGAAGGATTGTCGGAGCTTGAGTTTGACACTGATCCTCAT GATATCCAACTCAGAGGTGTGAACCGAGATGAGAAGAATATACAGATGGCCGCACAGTTTCCAAACTCTAGACACTTCTTGACCTATAGGCATTCAATGAGG AGTTATGCATCCATTCTCTACTTAAGACTTCCTCCTTGCTTTCGAATCATCCTTCGCGGAAAAGATGTCGATCACCATAATATAGTGAATGATATGATGCTGTCTCAGGAGATTACTTATAAGCCACAAAATGCTGATGGAATTGGAAAAGATTTAAAT TATATGGCAGCTGTTGTGACTATTGGCTTTGTGAAGGATGCAAAACATCATATTGATGTTCAAGGCTTCAATGTTTATCACAAAAATCGACTCATTAAG CCATTTTGGAGGCTTTGGAATGCTTCTGGAAGTGATGGCCGTGGTGTTATAG GTGTCTTAGAAGCTAATTTTGTGGAACCAGCACATGATAAGCAGGGATTCGAGCGTACAACAGTTCTTGCAAGACTTGAGGCTCGCCTTATACAAATGCAAAAGACTTACTG GTCTACTTACTGTCACAAAATTGGGTATGCTCCCCGCCGAAATAAGAAATTGATAGATGAAGATGCAGATGGAG ATTCCTCTCCTGAAAATTCACAAGTATCTTCTCAACCTAAACGACCCACTTCTTTGAAAGGCAAGGGCTCTTCTTCTTATTCGGATAAATTATCGTCTCATGCTAATGTGAAAGGAGGAAAGGGATCAGGTGCATTCGGAAGAAATGTTGGTTACAAAAATGGACATCTCCCCAGTAAAGGAGGTGACACTGCAAAGACACCAACCAACTCTAGAAAAAAAACACCCCCAGAAGCACCATCACCAACTTCTGTAGAAGATGTTAGTGACGATGATGTGCAAATTTCTATTCCTACTAGACAAGATGGATTGCGAGCGACTAGGTTATCTACATCTTTAGAAGACTCATTTAAGAAAGCAGTCACCAAATCCCAGTCAAAG ATAGCTGATGATTTTTATCAACACACTATTGTTCAGCTGAAGCAAGAAAATCGTGAACTGAAGGAAAG GTTAGAGAAAAAAGAAGCTGAGCCTCGAGGTGAAATGATGCATGGGTCCGTGTGTGATAAGTGTAAATCACATCAGAGACAT TTAGAGGAGGCTTATCAAAAAATTGAGGAACTGAACAAGGAACAAGAAAGTTTGATTGATATATTCTCAGAGGAGAGGGACAGACGAGACAAGGAAGAagagaatttgagaaaaaagttcaag GATGCTTCTAATACAATTCAACAGCTGCTCGACAAGGTGAGGCTTTTGGAAAAGATGAAATCTACAAATCAAAGAACATAA
- the LOC126674252 gene encoding TPD1 protein homolog 1-like: MTTMIAFSKKIRFGVVSVVSFLAVLSFVVRFSTGVANSEAGLNRLISNDQNSSESYYSSSNRKLLSRSLSMKQPNRIFGDSCTNADIEINQGPTASLPNGVPSYTVEISNVCFTGCQISAIHIKCGWFSSARLINPKIFRRLRYNDCLVNDGKPLIYGGTVSFEYSNTYSYPLSVSAVIC, encoded by the exons ATGACGACGATGATCGCCTTTTCAAAGAAAATCAGATTCGGTGTCGTTTCTGTTGTTTCCTTCCTCGCTGTGCTTTCATTCGTGGTTCGTTTCTCAACAG GTGTGGCTAATAGTGAAGCTGGATTGAATCGGTTAATCTCCAACGATCAGAACAGTTCGGAATCTTATTATTCTTCTTCAAATCGAAAATTACTTAGCCGCT CATTGTCAATGAAGCAACCTAATAGAATATTTGGAGACTCATGTACAAATGCCGATATTGAGATAAACCAAGGACCTACTGCTTCCCTTCCAAACGGCGTACCGTCTTACACTGTTGAGATCTCCAACGTCTGTTTCACCGGCTGTCAAATTTCCGCAATTCACATCAAATGCGGTTGGTTTAGCTCTGCTCGACTCATCAACCCGAAGATCTTCAGGCGTCTTCGGTACAATGATTGCCTCGTTAACGACGGGAAGCCTTTGATTTATGGTGGCACGGTCTCTTTTGAGTATTCCAATACATACTCTTATCCTTTATCTGTGTCTGCAGTAATCTGTTGa